One segment of Alistipes finegoldii DSM 17242 DNA contains the following:
- a CDS encoding Maf family nucleotide pyrophosphatase, which yields MLLKDKLAPYRLLLASQSPRRRELMTGCGLPYEPAPKYECEEIYPDSLPAGEVPLFLSRLKSEAYPAPLGPGDILLTADTVVISDGEVLGKPCDRGQAAQMLRRLSGRRHTVVSGVTLRTAGRMHTFSAESGVWFRPLSEEEIGYYLDTFAPYDKAGSYGIQEWIGYAAIEKINGSFYNVMGLPIQKVYVELEKFLQ from the coding sequence ATGCTGCTGAAAGACAAACTCGCACCTTACCGCCTGCTGCTGGCATCGCAGTCGCCGCGGCGGAGGGAGCTGATGACGGGCTGCGGCCTGCCCTACGAACCGGCCCCGAAATACGAGTGCGAGGAGATTTACCCCGACTCCCTGCCCGCCGGAGAGGTTCCGCTGTTCCTCTCGCGGCTCAAAAGCGAGGCATACCCCGCGCCGCTCGGCCCCGGCGACATCCTGCTGACGGCCGACACGGTGGTGATCTCCGACGGCGAGGTGCTGGGCAAGCCCTGCGACCGCGGGCAGGCCGCGCAGATGCTCCGCCGCCTTTCGGGACGCCGACACACGGTCGTTTCGGGCGTGACGCTGCGCACCGCCGGCCGCATGCACACCTTCTCGGCCGAAAGCGGCGTCTGGTTCCGGCCCCTCTCGGAGGAGGAGATCGGCTACTACCTCGACACCTTCGCACCCTACGACAAGGCGGGGTCCTACGGCATTCAGGAGTGGATCGGCTACGCCGCCATCGAGAAGATCAACGGTTCGTTCTACAACGTCATGGGACTGCCGATCCAGAAAGTTTACGTCGAATTGGAAAAATTTCTGCAATAA
- a CDS encoding fumarylacetoacetate hydrolase family protein, producing the protein MKIICIGRNYAAHAEELNHLIRGGAEDPAERSRQAGGGAETLPERNRPGCGECSPEPIWFLKPDTALLRNNDPFYIPAFSQEVHYECELVVRIDRVGKSIAERFAHRYYKEVGLGIDFTARDLQRQAAAEGLPWERSKAFDRSAAISPEFVSLQELDGDVQKLHFTLEVNGQTRQTGDTRQMLFTVDRIIAAVSRYMTLRMGDLIYTGTPAGVGPVSPGDNLRAVLEGRELLNFDIR; encoded by the coding sequence ATGAAAATCATCTGCATAGGACGCAATTACGCCGCGCACGCCGAGGAGCTGAACCACCTGATAAGGGGCGGGGCGGAAGACCCGGCCGAACGGTCTCGGCAAGCCGGGGGCGGAGCGGAGACTCTGCCGGAACGGAACCGGCCGGGCTGCGGGGAGTGTTCCCCGGAGCCGATCTGGTTCCTGAAACCCGACACGGCGCTGCTGCGCAACAACGACCCGTTCTACATTCCCGCCTTTTCGCAGGAGGTGCATTACGAGTGCGAGCTGGTGGTGCGCATCGACCGCGTGGGAAAGAGCATCGCCGAGCGTTTCGCACACCGTTATTACAAGGAGGTGGGGCTGGGCATCGACTTCACGGCCCGCGACCTGCAGCGGCAGGCCGCCGCCGAAGGTCTGCCGTGGGAGCGCAGCAAGGCGTTCGACCGCTCAGCGGCGATTTCGCCGGAATTCGTATCTTTGCAGGAGCTGGACGGCGACGTGCAGAAGCTGCACTTCACGCTGGAGGTGAACGGCCAGACCCGCCAGACGGGCGACACGCGGCAGATGCTCTTTACGGTGGACCGCATCATCGCCGCCGTATCGCGGTACATGACCCTGCGCATGGGCGATTTGATCTACACCGGCACGCCGGCCGGAGTGGGACCGGTCAGCCCCGGCGACAACCTGCGGGCCGTGCTCGAAGGGCGCGAACTGCTGAATTTCGACATACGCTGA
- a CDS encoding MBL fold metallo-hydrolase yields the protein MKIACLQFNPIQENTYVVWDDTSEAVVIDAGNSNPREDAALDNFIAQHGLKPVLAVNTHGHFDHTLGVAHLKKRYGIPFALSSKDQFLLDNASTSGSIFGVPVGEMPAADLDLDTTPEIRFGHTVMRVIHTPGHTPGHVALFDPESKSLFTGDTLFRESIGRTDLPGGDYSWIMRSILDSLIPLGEEVRVYPGHGPESTIGHEMLYNPFVVEVLNQEVNYKN from the coding sequence ATGAAAATAGCCTGCCTGCAATTCAACCCGATACAGGAAAACACCTACGTCGTCTGGGACGACACCTCCGAAGCCGTCGTCATCGACGCCGGCAACAGCAATCCGCGCGAAGACGCCGCACTCGACAACTTCATCGCCCAGCACGGACTCAAACCCGTTCTGGCGGTCAACACCCACGGCCATTTCGACCATACGCTGGGCGTGGCGCACCTCAAGAAACGCTACGGCATCCCCTTCGCGCTCTCGTCCAAGGACCAGTTCCTGCTGGACAACGCCTCGACCAGCGGCAGCATCTTCGGCGTTCCCGTCGGCGAGATGCCCGCGGCGGACCTCGACCTCGACACGACGCCCGAAATCCGCTTCGGCCATACCGTCATGCGCGTGATCCATACCCCCGGCCACACCCCCGGCCATGTGGCGCTGTTCGACCCCGAATCCAAATCGCTCTTCACGGGCGACACGCTCTTCCGCGAGTCGATCGGCCGCACCGACCTGCCGGGCGGCGACTATTCGTGGATCATGCGCTCGATCCTCGACTCCCTGATCCCGCTGGGCGAAGAGGTCCGCGTCTACCCCGGCCACGGCCCCGAATCGACCATCGGCCACGAAATGCTCTACAACCCCTTCGTCGTCGAGGTCCTCAACCAAGAAGTGAACTACAAGAACTGA
- the trmD gene encoding tRNA (guanosine(37)-N1)-methyltransferase TrmD, with protein sequence MRIDILTVVPELLTSPLNESILHRAQEKGLVQIVVHNLHDYAHDRRKTTDDYPFGGEAGMVLKCEPVFELIEKLQSERHYDEIIYTSPDGVRYDQHEANRLSTLDNIIILCGHYKGIDHRIREHLVTREISIGDYVLTGGELAACIIADSVVRIIPGAIGDEASALTDSFQDNLLAPPVYTRPAEFRGWRVPDVLLSGNFAQIARWQEEQSYQRTRQLRPDLLNEE encoded by the coding sequence ATGCGCATCGACATCCTGACAGTCGTCCCCGAACTGCTGACCTCCCCGCTCAACGAATCCATCCTGCACCGCGCGCAGGAGAAGGGTCTGGTCCAGATCGTCGTCCATAACCTCCACGACTACGCCCACGACCGCCGCAAGACCACCGACGACTACCCCTTCGGCGGCGAAGCGGGCATGGTCCTCAAGTGCGAACCGGTCTTCGAACTGATCGAGAAACTCCAGTCCGAGCGGCATTACGACGAGATCATCTACACCTCGCCCGACGGCGTCCGCTACGACCAGCACGAAGCCAACCGGCTTTCGACGCTCGACAACATCATCATCCTCTGCGGCCACTACAAGGGCATCGACCACCGCATCCGCGAACACCTCGTCACGCGCGAAATCTCGATCGGCGACTACGTGCTGACGGGCGGCGAGCTGGCGGCCTGCATCATCGCCGATTCGGTCGTGCGCATCATTCCGGGCGCCATCGGCGACGAAGCCTCGGCCCTCACGGACAGCTTTCAGGACAACCTGCTGGCGCCTCCGGTCTACACCCGCCCCGCCGAATTCCGCGGCTGGCGGGTCCCCGACGTCCTGCTTTCGGGCAACTTCGCCCAGATCGCCCGCTGGCAGGAGGAACAGTCCTACCAGCGCACCCGGCAGCTCCGCCCCGACCTGCTGAACGAAGAGTAA
- the lpxB gene encoding lipid-A-disaccharide synthase, which translates to MKYYLIAGEPSGDLHGANLIEGLRKADPEAQFRFWGGDRMAAVGGAANLAKHYRETSFFGIVQVLKNLRTIKRQMLECQADVAAFAPDVLILVDYPGFNMKMARWAKEHGIRTFYYIAPKVWAWREWRVKAIRKYVDRLFIIFPFERSYFPRHGIEPIFEGNPLVDAIEAKRAALPSPDEFRRRNGLDGRPIVALLAGSRRGEIRDNLPLMADLSKKFPGHQFVVAGVSWLDRALYEQYMAGSDIRYVCDQTYETLAAAEAAVVTSGTATLETALLGIPEVVVYRTLWFQVKLQPYVLNVPWVSLVNLNLGREAVAEIIQSGLDITRAERELRAVVEGGSKREKMLSDFDELRKVIGGPGASDRFAARMVAELHATEAQ; encoded by the coding sequence ATGAAATACTACCTCATCGCCGGCGAGCCTTCGGGCGACCTGCACGGCGCAAACCTGATCGAAGGGCTTCGCAAGGCCGATCCCGAAGCGCAGTTCCGCTTCTGGGGCGGCGACCGCATGGCCGCCGTGGGCGGCGCGGCGAATCTGGCGAAGCACTACCGCGAAACCTCGTTTTTCGGCATCGTGCAGGTACTCAAAAACCTGCGGACGATCAAACGGCAGATGCTCGAATGTCAGGCCGACGTGGCGGCGTTCGCCCCCGACGTGCTGATTCTGGTGGACTACCCCGGCTTCAACATGAAGATGGCCCGCTGGGCCAAGGAGCACGGCATCCGCACCTTCTACTACATCGCCCCCAAGGTCTGGGCGTGGCGCGAATGGAGGGTGAAGGCGATCCGCAAATACGTGGACCGGCTCTTCATCATCTTCCCCTTCGAACGCAGCTACTTCCCCCGGCACGGCATCGAACCGATTTTCGAGGGCAACCCGCTCGTGGACGCCATCGAGGCGAAACGCGCCGCGCTCCCCTCGCCCGACGAATTCCGCCGCCGCAACGGATTGGACGGGCGGCCGATCGTCGCCCTCTTGGCCGGCAGCCGCCGGGGCGAGATCCGCGACAACCTGCCGCTGATGGCCGACCTTTCGAAGAAGTTCCCCGGCCACCAGTTCGTCGTCGCGGGCGTGTCGTGGCTGGACAGGGCGCTTTACGAACAGTACATGGCCGGCAGCGACATCCGCTACGTCTGCGACCAGACCTACGAAACGCTCGCCGCGGCCGAAGCCGCCGTGGTGACCTCCGGTACGGCGACGCTCGAAACGGCGCTGCTCGGCATTCCCGAAGTGGTGGTTTACAGAACGTTATGGTTTCAGGTTAAACTACAGCCTTACGTATTGAACGTGCCTTGGGTGTCGCTCGTGAACCTCAACCTCGGCCGCGAGGCGGTTGCGGAGATCATCCAGTCGGGGCTCGACATCACGCGCGCCGAGCGCGAACTGCGGGCCGTCGTCGAAGGCGGCTCCAAGCGCGAAAAGATGCTCTCCGACTTCGACGAATTACGCAAAGTTATCGGAGGTCCCGGCGCCAGCGACCGATTCGCCGCCCGGATGGTCGCAGAGCTGCATGCGACCGAAGCACAATAA
- a CDS encoding DUF3784 domain-containing protein produces the protein MDEIFIHILTGVFLIVVGLLVKRFPMLIAGYNTMPAEKKKNVDIAGLSSFMRRHLVIIGALWVLLAVVLNLTGQQDALPVVYVIYLPVYVVWMLVRAQRYDHNKQ, from the coding sequence ATGGACGAAATTTTCATACACATCCTCACCGGCGTATTCCTGATCGTCGTCGGACTGCTGGTCAAGCGGTTTCCGATGCTGATTGCGGGCTACAACACCATGCCTGCGGAGAAGAAGAAAAACGTCGATATCGCAGGGCTGTCGTCGTTCATGCGGCGGCATCTGGTGATTATCGGGGCGTTATGGGTTTTACTTGCAGTAGTCCTGAACCTGACAGGCCAGCAGGATGCCCTGCCGGTCGTCTATGTAATTTACCTTCCGGTCTACGTCGTCTGGATGCTGGTCCGGGCGCAGCGGTACGATCACAACAAACAGTAA
- a CDS encoding FkbM family methyltransferase: MKTLIHKILYRTLPLEGYLRAVSRLFFFWQRLGIGRYAPATEYVYHLPQLVRAGDTAVDIGANLGYYARTLSRLTGPAGRVYAVEPVPPILAVLRRNLRRCRNVEILPYALGTENKPITMANDSARETGYFGTGQNFVNDSGAVAAAQFSAQMRRGSELFAGLERLDFVKCDIEGYEVVVLTELRPLLERFRPTVLVETGGGNRPRIVELFTALGYKAFTLEHGREIPLTAASAKDIIFRPQ, from the coding sequence GTGAAGACACTGATCCATAAAATCCTCTACCGAACCCTGCCGCTCGAAGGCTACCTGCGCGCCGTGAGCCGCCTGTTCTTTTTCTGGCAGCGGCTCGGCATCGGGCGTTACGCCCCCGCCACCGAATACGTCTACCACCTGCCGCAGCTCGTCCGCGCGGGCGACACGGCCGTCGACATCGGCGCCAACCTCGGCTACTACGCCCGCACGCTCTCCCGGCTGACCGGCCCGGCGGGCAGGGTCTACGCCGTGGAGCCGGTTCCCCCGATCCTCGCCGTCCTGCGCCGCAACCTCCGCCGCTGCCGCAACGTCGAGATACTCCCCTACGCGCTGGGCACCGAGAACAAACCGATCACGATGGCCAACGACTCGGCGCGCGAAACGGGCTACTTCGGCACGGGACAGAACTTCGTCAACGACAGCGGCGCGGTCGCCGCCGCGCAGTTCTCGGCCCAGATGCGCCGGGGCAGCGAACTCTTCGCCGGACTCGAACGCCTCGACTTCGTCAAATGCGACATCGAAGGCTACGAAGTCGTGGTGCTGACCGAGCTGCGCCCGCTGCTCGAACGCTTCCGCCCCACGGTGCTCGTCGAGACGGGCGGCGGCAACCGCCCCCGCATCGTCGAACTCTTCACGGCGCTGGGCTACAAGGCTTTCACCCTCGAACACGGACGGGAAATCCCCCTGACCGCCGCAAGCGCCAAGGACATCATCTTCCGTCCGCAGTAA
- a CDS encoding S46 family peptidase, producing MKRTLLTLICSLFALAASADEGMWLPSLISQRIDDMRAKGFRLTAEDIYSINKASMKDAVVLFDGGCTGELISAEGLLLTNHHCGYDAIQSHSSVEHDYLTHGFWAMSRAQELPNEKLNVKFLVRMEEVTDRLAAGQTQEEIVRRAEAEGKGYKAAVEQMYYGNQQFLFVYEQFDDVRLVAAPPSSIGKFGGDTDNWIWPRHTGDFSLFRIYAGRDNKPAAYSPDNVPYKPKRHFKISTAGVGEGDFTMIYGFPGNTQEYILSDAVAYIAERSDPAKIAVRTGRLDIISAAQQSDPALRIHYAAKHASIANAWKKWQGEVLGINRLGTVASKRAYEEDFAAWAQDKPEYRSVVADLKAEYARIADAYFAREITRETLDALPKRYTAAERAEAVFAQREATERALYRYLFGEYARRCPVQYQAPEFLAGAAAAGSPEAFAERIFSGVWEGSDTTAVNTLARGAKRMQDHIEWLLGTRSLRNLNSARLNELYTAYIKGLREWDAGRAFFPDANLTLRVAYGHVAGYEYADGEYHKPRTTIDGIIAKDNPEIYDYDIPQALRDIHASKEYGRWATQIDGRTTVPVCFLATNHTTGGNSGSPILNARGELVGVNFDRTWRSTMSDVAFDETICRNIAVDIRYVLFVIDRIGGAGYLFGEMDFGKRK from the coding sequence ATGAAACGCACACTGCTTACCCTCATCTGTTCGCTTTTCGCACTCGCGGCCTCGGCCGACGAGGGCATGTGGCTCCCGAGCCTGATTTCGCAGCGCATCGACGACATGCGCGCAAAAGGTTTCCGGCTCACGGCCGAAGACATCTATTCGATCAACAAGGCTTCGATGAAAGACGCCGTGGTGCTGTTCGACGGCGGCTGCACGGGCGAGCTGATCTCGGCCGAAGGACTGCTGCTGACCAACCACCACTGCGGTTACGACGCCATACAGTCGCATTCGAGCGTCGAGCACGACTACCTGACCCACGGATTCTGGGCCATGTCGCGCGCCCAAGAGCTGCCCAACGAGAAGCTCAACGTGAAATTCCTCGTCCGCATGGAGGAGGTGACCGACCGGCTGGCCGCAGGCCAGACGCAGGAGGAGATCGTCCGCAGAGCCGAGGCCGAAGGCAAGGGCTACAAGGCCGCCGTGGAGCAGATGTATTACGGCAACCAGCAGTTCCTGTTCGTCTACGAGCAGTTCGACGACGTGCGTCTGGTGGCCGCCCCGCCCTCGTCGATCGGCAAGTTCGGCGGCGACACCGACAACTGGATCTGGCCCCGCCACACGGGCGACTTCTCGCTGTTCCGCATCTATGCCGGCAGGGACAACAAACCCGCGGCCTATTCGCCCGACAACGTGCCCTACAAACCCAAGCGGCATTTCAAAATCTCGACCGCGGGGGTCGGAGAGGGCGACTTCACGATGATTTACGGCTTCCCCGGCAACACGCAGGAGTACATTCTCTCGGACGCCGTGGCCTACATCGCCGAGCGTTCGGACCCGGCGAAAATCGCCGTCCGCACGGGCCGTCTCGACATCATCTCGGCGGCGCAGCAGAGCGATCCGGCGCTGCGCATCCACTACGCCGCCAAGCACGCCTCGATCGCCAACGCATGGAAGAAATGGCAGGGCGAAGTGCTGGGCATCAACCGGCTGGGCACGGTGGCTTCGAAGCGCGCCTACGAAGAGGACTTCGCGGCGTGGGCGCAGGACAAACCCGAATACCGCAGCGTCGTGGCCGACCTGAAGGCCGAATACGCCCGCATCGCGGACGCCTACTTCGCACGCGAGATCACCCGCGAGACGCTCGACGCCCTGCCCAAGCGCTACACCGCCGCGGAGCGGGCCGAAGCGGTCTTCGCACAGCGCGAAGCGACCGAGCGCGCCCTTTACAGATACCTCTTCGGCGAGTACGCGCGCCGCTGTCCAGTCCAGTATCAGGCGCCGGAGTTCCTCGCGGGCGCAGCAGCCGCAGGATCGCCCGAAGCCTTCGCCGAACGGATTTTCAGCGGCGTATGGGAAGGCTCCGACACCACGGCGGTCAATACGCTGGCCAGAGGCGCCAAGCGGATGCAGGACCATATCGAATGGCTGCTGGGCACCCGCTCGCTGCGCAACCTCAACAGCGCACGGCTCAACGAACTCTACACCGCCTACATCAAGGGACTGCGCGAGTGGGATGCCGGGCGGGCGTTCTTCCCCGACGCCAACCTGACCCTGCGCGTGGCTTACGGACACGTGGCGGGGTACGAATACGCCGACGGCGAGTATCACAAGCCCCGGACCACGATCGACGGCATCATCGCCAAGGACAACCCCGAAATCTACGACTACGACATTCCGCAGGCGCTGCGCGACATCCACGCCTCGAAGGAGTACGGACGCTGGGCCACGCAAATCGACGGCCGCACGACGGTGCCCGTCTGCTTCCTCGCCACGAACCACACCACGGGCGGCAACTCCGGATCGCCGATCCTCAACGCACGGGGCGAGCTGGTCGGCGTGAACTTCGACCGCACATGGCGTTCGACGATGAGCGACGTGGCCTTCGACGAGACGATCTGCCGCAACATAGCCGTGGATATCCGTTACGTGCTGTTCGTGATCGACCGCATCGGCGGGGCGGGCTATTTGTTCGGCGAAATGGACTTCGGCAAGAGGAAATAG